Genomic segment of Rhodocaloribacter litoris:
GTTGTGCTCATCACGACGAACCGGGGCGGCAACCATCCAACCCGCGTGACCTATGCCGCCTATGCCGGCGCCACGGAAGCTCTGGGCCGGCCCGACATGATGAACGCCCGGGAATTTGCCGACTTGCGCCGGGAGGCCAGCCGTGACCCGCTTACCGGGGAAATTCCGCCTGACGAAGAAATTTTCACCCAGGCCGAACTCGATGCACTGGCGCGGGGCATCAGCACCGACTACCAGGACCTGTTGCTCGAGCGCGGCTACCGCATGAACCATCACCTGGGTGTGGAGGGTGGAAACGCCACCACCCGCTTCTATCTCGCGGGAGATTATTTCGACGAACGGGGGATCATCCGCAGCCAGGGGTTCGAGCGCTATACGTTCCGTGTCAACCTGGATCATGACGTCTCCTCCCGTTTTCGTCTCGGGACCGCTGCCCAGATCTCACGTCAGGTACAGCAATATGCGTCGAATCCGCTGGGGTCGGCCGTGGCCATGAATCCTTTGAGCGTGCCCTACGACGAAAATGGAAATCTCATCTTCCGGCCAGGAGCCGACCCGTTGCTGTTCAACCCGCTGGCCGACCTCGAACCCGGCAACTATCTCGACGAACGCACGCGCACCCGGGTCTTCGGCAACCTCTTCGCCGAACTCGACCTGACGCAGTCCCTGCGATACCGGGTCAACTTCGGGCCGGATGTGCAGAAGTACCGGCGCGGTCTGTTTCAGGGAAGCATCTCAGTAGCCCGGCAGGAGGGTTCTCCGCTGGCGCGCTATGAAACCGACGACATCTTTGCCTATACGCTGGAGAACATCATCACCTACGAACACATACTGGCCCCGGATCATGCCCTGGATGTCACCGGCCTGTTCGGCATCCAGTCCTACCGCCGTGAATCCTCCTGGCTGGAAGGAACCGGTCTGCCTTACGAAACACAGCTCTTCTACAACCTGGGGACTTCGGAAAACCTGCAGGATTTTGGCAGCACCCTGGCCGAGTGGGGGCTGATGTCGTTCATGGGACGGGTCAACTACCAGTTCAAGGACCGCTACCTGCTGACCCTGACCGGCCGTTATGACGGTGCTTCGGTGCTGGCCGAAGGTAACAAATGGGGCTTTTTCCCCTCCGTGGGGCTGGGCTGGGTCGTCAGCGACGAGCCGTTCATGGCTGGGCAGGGACTCTTCTCCGAGTTGAAACTGCGGCTCAGCTACGGGCAGACGGGCAACCAGGCCATCGCCCCTTATCAGACCCGGGGGGCTCTCTGCCGCACGAACTATCTCTTCGGCGATGAAGCGGCCTTCGGTTTCCGGCCCTGTGCCATCGCCAATCCGGACCTGAAGTGGGAAACGTCCACCACCGTGAACCTGGGCCTCGATTTCTCCCTCTGGGACGACCGCATTGCGGGTTCGATCGATCTCTACCAGACCCGTACGACCGATCTGCTACTCGAGCGCCAGTTGCCCATCACCTCGGGATTTGCCAGCGTGACGACCAACCTGGGCGAGACCCGTAACCGGGGCTACGAACTCAACCTCAGAACACTCAACGTCGAAACCGCCGTCTTCAGCTGGAGCACCGACCTGACGCTCTTTGGCAACGAGGAAAAAATCCTTGATCTCTACGGTACGGGAGAAGATGACGTGGGCAACGGCTGGTTCATCGGGCATCCCCTCACCGTCTGGTACGACTACGAGAAAGTTGGCATCTGGCAACTGGATGAAGCCGAAGAGGCCGCCTCCTACGGCCAGCGCCCGGGCGAGATCAAGGTGCGCGACGTGAACCGGGACGGAGTCATCAACGAAGAAGATCGCGTAATTCTCGGTACCGACCTGCCCAGGATCTCGGGCGGCATCACCAACCGGTTCCGCTACCGGAATTTCGACTTCTCCTTCTTCCTCTTCGGCAGCTTCGGGCACACCATCTTCAATGACTTCAAGGTGCAAAACAGCACCCTGGCCAGCCGCTTCAACAACCTGGATCTGGACTACTGGACGCCGGATAATCCGACCAACGAGGCACCCCGGCCCAATCGTACGCAGGAGAATCCCATCTACGGTTCGACGCGGGGCTATCAACCGGGGGACTTCCTGAAGGTGCGTAACGTGCAACTGGGCTATACGTTGCCGGAAGCGTTTCTATCCCGTTTCGGCATGCAGTACATGCGGGTCTACGTGAGCGCCAACTCGCCGCTGGTCTTCTCGCGTCTGGAAGGAGGTCTTGATCCCGAGATGTACGGTGGGCGTGTGGAAGACGATAACGTACCGGCTCCCCGCCTCTACACGCTGGGCCTCAACGTCACGTTTTGACCGGCGCCGGCTGCAGCCAGCCGGTAGGTCTTTCTCCCCCTGTTTCGACTGACACCATGAGCGCAATGAAACGCTTCTCCCGTGTTCTACTCCTCCTGCTGGGTGCTGTGCTGGGGCTCTCGGCCTGCGACGTGCTCGAGGAGGAGATCGTCTCCGGCATCACCGTCGATGCCTACTATAACACCCCGCAGGGACTCCGGGACGCCGTCAATGCCTCCTACTCCTTCCTGCGCAACTTCTATGCGGACGAACAGGGCGCCAACCTGACCGTCTTCGGCACCGACGCCACCACGAATGGAGGGCATGGCTCCTTCCAGTACATGAACCAGTACACGGCCCAGCTCAACGGCGACGCCACACCGGTGAACGTGCTCTGGGATGTCTTCTACACCGGGATCAACACGACCAATGCTGCCATCAGCCGGGCCGCGGAGATCACGGACATGTCCGAGGCCGAAAAAAACCGCCTCGTCGGGGAGGCGAAATTTCTCCGGGCGCATTTCTACTTCATCCTGGTGCAGACCTTCGGCCCGGTGCATCTGACGCTGGAGGAAACGCAGGGGATGGAACTGGAGGCGAACCGCACGCCGGAGCCGGGGATCTATGACGCCATCGAGCAGGACCTGCGTGATGCGATTGCGGCACTGCCGGCCACACCTCCACAGTGGGGCCGGGCCACCGAACCAGCCGCCAAACACATGCTCGCGCTCGTGCTGCTGACGCGTGCCTGGAAAAAAACCCTGCCCACCAACCTCAACGGCTGGGGAAGTGCACCGGGGCGTCCGGCCGAGGCGGACTTCACCGAGGCCTATGAACTGGCCCGCAGCGTCATCGAGGACTATAACTTCCACCTGCTCGACCGTTATGCGGCCGTCTTTGACCACGACAACGAACAGCATGCGGAGGTCATCTGGTCCGTCCAGTATAACCAGGACCCTCGCCTGAACGGGTTCGACGGCAGCGGCAACCCGCTCGGTAACCGCATGCATCTCTTCTTCCGCCCGCACTACGAATTTTACAATCCCGGCATCACGCGCTCGCTCGAACCCGGCTACGGACGGCCGTGGATCCGCTTTCGGCCGACGCAGTGGGGGTTGGAAAACTTCCGCGCCGCCGCACCCCTTGATGTCGATTGCCGCTACCATGACATTTTCCAGGACGTCTGGTACTACAACGATCCGAACAACGGCAACATGCCGCCGGGGGCAGCCGTCGGAGACACGGCCATCTGGGTCTCGCCGAATAACGGCATCACCCCGGAGGAGATCCAGGCCATTCGCGAGCGTAACCCCGGTGCCGTGATCACCACCTGGGAACAGCGCCCCATTAACCTGTTTCCCTCCCTGAAGAAATTCGACGACTGGAAACGGGAGTCCGTCAACTATACGGCCGGCTCGCGGGATTTCATCGTCTATCGCCTGGCAGAGACCTACCTGAATGCCGCCGAGGCCCTGCTCATGCTCGGGCGCACCGCCGAAGCCACGGCATACGTGAATGCCGTCCGACGGCGAGCCGCCTGCCCTGGCGTCGGCAACGAGGCGATCGACATCACACCGGTCCAGCTCGACCTGGATTTCCTCCTGGATGAACGATCCCGCGAACTCTATGGCGAGCAAAAACGCTGGTTCGACCTCAAGCGTACGGGTAAGCTGCTCGAACGCACCCGGAAATATAACCCGGAAGCCGCCCCCAACATCCGGGAATATCACCTGCTCCGTCCCATCCCCACGAACCAGATTCTCAGAAGCTTCCCCCGCTATCCACAGAATCCGGGCTACTGACCCCCGGGGCGGATGCTTCGAAAATTAACCGACCTGGTGCTTGAACAAGCAACGCCATTGTGATTAGCTTGGGATATAGAGATAAAATGACTTTACTTCATGATGTGCGGCCCGTTCGCTGAAGGACGCCGGTTGCTACCCTCGGAGGGACGAAAGGAGCATGCGAATAGTCGATATCCGGGCCACTCCCGTGTCGGTGCCGTTGGAGGCGCCGCTGCGGCATGCCAACGGGTGCCACTGGGGGCGGTTCGTGCGGACGATCGTCGAGGTGGAGACGGACGAAGGGCTGGTCGGGCTCGGTGAGCTGGGCGGTGGGGGCGAGAGCGCTACGGCCGCCGTCGCCGCCCTGAAGCCGTATCTGCTCGGGCACGACCCGGCCCGGCTCGAAGAGCTGCGCTTTCTGATTGCGAACCCGACGGCCTCGCTCTACAACAACCGCCTCCAGGTGGCCGCCGCCGTCGAGTTCGCCTGCCTGGACTTGCTGGGGCAGCAGTGGGAGGTGCCCGTCTCGGAGATCCTGGGCGGGCGCCTGCGCGACCGCATCCCCTTTGCCGCCTACCTCTTTTTCCGGTATCCGCATCCCACGAACGGTGTGCGGGAGGTGCGGACCATCGAGCAACTCATCGAGGAGGCCCGGACCCTGAAGCGTCGCTACGGGTTCCAGACGTTCAAGCTCAAGGGCGGCGTGTTTCCCCCCCGTTACGAGCTCGCGTGCTTCC
This window contains:
- a CDS encoding RagB/SusD family nutrient uptake outer membrane protein, whose product is MSAMKRFSRVLLLLLGAVLGLSACDVLEEEIVSGITVDAYYNTPQGLRDAVNASYSFLRNFYADEQGANLTVFGTDATTNGGHGSFQYMNQYTAQLNGDATPVNVLWDVFYTGINTTNAAISRAAEITDMSEAEKNRLVGEAKFLRAHFYFILVQTFGPVHLTLEETQGMELEANRTPEPGIYDAIEQDLRDAIAALPATPPQWGRATEPAAKHMLALVLLTRAWKKTLPTNLNGWGSAPGRPAEADFTEAYELARSVIEDYNFHLLDRYAAVFDHDNEQHAEVIWSVQYNQDPRLNGFDGSGNPLGNRMHLFFRPHYEFYNPGITRSLEPGYGRPWIRFRPTQWGLENFRAAAPLDVDCRYHDIFQDVWYYNDPNNGNMPPGAAVGDTAIWVSPNNGITPEEIQAIRERNPGAVITTWEQRPINLFPSLKKFDDWKRESVNYTAGSRDFIVYRLAETYLNAAEALLMLGRTAEATAYVNAVRRRAACPGVGNEAIDITPVQLDLDFLLDERSRELYGEQKRWFDLKRTGKLLERTRKYNPEAAPNIREYHLLRPIPTNQILRSFPRYPQNPGY
- a CDS encoding SusC/RagA family TonB-linked outer membrane protein; amino-acid sequence: MARLLVCLLLAGSLVQRVLAQEHTVRGRVMSSEQGEALPGTNVTVKGTTIGTATDIAGRYELTIPSPQDTLVFSFVGYRLVEVPVEGRTVIDVVLEPQVFTGAELVVVGYGAQERRDITGAIVSVPTREIQELPVIDAGQVLQGRTTGVVALAAGNRPGEGVTLRIRGRRSLTASNDPLFVVDGIPLEGGLNDISTQDIESIEVLKDASATAIYGSRGANGVVLITTNRGGNHPTRVTYAAYAGATEALGRPDMMNAREFADLRREASRDPLTGEIPPDEEIFTQAELDALARGISTDYQDLLLERGYRMNHHLGVEGGNATTRFYLAGDYFDERGIIRSQGFERYTFRVNLDHDVSSRFRLGTAAQISRQVQQYASNPLGSAVAMNPLSVPYDENGNLIFRPGADPLLFNPLADLEPGNYLDERTRTRVFGNLFAELDLTQSLRYRVNFGPDVQKYRRGLFQGSISVARQEGSPLARYETDDIFAYTLENIITYEHILAPDHALDVTGLFGIQSYRRESSWLEGTGLPYETQLFYNLGTSENLQDFGSTLAEWGLMSFMGRVNYQFKDRYLLTLTGRYDGASVLAEGNKWGFFPSVGLGWVVSDEPFMAGQGLFSELKLRLSYGQTGNQAIAPYQTRGALCRTNYLFGDEAAFGFRPCAIANPDLKWETSTTVNLGLDFSLWDDRIAGSIDLYQTRTTDLLLERQLPITSGFASVTTNLGETRNRGYELNLRTLNVETAVFSWSTDLTLFGNEEKILDLYGTGEDDVGNGWFIGHPLTVWYDYEKVGIWQLDEAEEAASYGQRPGEIKVRDVNRDGVINEEDRVILGTDLPRISGGITNRFRYRNFDFSFFLFGSFGHTIFNDFKVQNSTLASRFNNLDLDYWTPDNPTNEAPRPNRTQENPIYGSTRGYQPGDFLKVRNVQLGYTLPEAFLSRFGMQYMRVYVSANSPLVFSRLEGGLDPEMYGGRVEDDNVPAPRLYTLGLNVTF